Proteins from a genomic interval of Musa acuminata AAA Group cultivar baxijiao chromosome BXJ1-9, Cavendish_Baxijiao_AAA, whole genome shotgun sequence:
- the LOC135593800 gene encoding uncharacterized protein LOC135593800, whose product MRVHPAPRKRNITFRYDVNPAATAAAVLNRQKKLRRLPHIFSKVLELPFEADADVAIEENSEGFRFVAATDDLWGNVRAHAIEIHPGVMKVVVRDGGGVDLEEGLELDRWRFRLPPSTRPALATASYTGGVLVVTVPKGARSEEENGGAQEFLGGRLVIVQ is encoded by the coding sequence ATGAGGGTTCATCCAGCACCCAGGAAGCGGAACATCACCTTCCGCTACGACGTGAATCCGgcggccaccgccgcagccgtgcTCAACCGGCAAAAGAAGCTCCGCCGCCTGCCCCACATCTTCAGCAAGGTCTTGGAGCTTCCCTTCGAGGCCGATGCCGACGTAGCCATCGAGGAGAACTCCGAGGGCTTCCGGTTTGTCGCGGCCACTGACGATCTCTGGGGCAACGTCCGAGCCCACGCGATCGAGATACACCCCGGGGTGATGAAGGTTGTGGTACGGGACGGCGGCGGCGTCGACCTCGAGGAGGGGCTCGAGCTCGATCGATGGAGGTTCCGGCTGCCGCCCTCCACCCGGCCGGCGCTGGCCACCGCCTCTTATACCGGCGGCGTGCTCGTGGTAACCGTGCCTAAGGGGGCGAGGTCCGAGGAGGAAAATGGAGGAGCACAGGAATTCCTCGGTGGCCGTCTGGTAATTGTACAGTAA
- the LOC135594393 gene encoding E3 ubiquitin ligase PQT3-like → MIPTGTSVLICRIPGPKGKSIVVGEPKSAESSEDVSPQSGSSATESSSYKFPDESDSCDFEEAFSAIHNEVVDQPSNQVLSRLDEDRRIKALVDTPAIDWQSQPKEVYYFEGSTGRTWGGRMACGFGDGLLGFKKPPAGYVCHRCKMPGHFIQHCPTNGDPKFDIKKMKPATGIPRSMLLATPDGSYSLPDGVAAVLKPNESVFEKEIEGIPSVCRVSDLPPELNCPLCKKVMKDAVMSSKCCFASFCDQCIRDHIITKSMCICGAKQLVADDLIPNVTLRETINSFLVISSRSSSAGSTDMGSATSKALSPVFSVASMSKQKASSRTIFVVFVHQIVVNVVV, encoded by the exons ATGATACCAACAGGCACATCAGTATTGATTTGCCGAATTCCAGGGCCAAAGGGCAAGAGTATTGTTGTCGGAGA GCCAAAAAGTGCAGAAAGTAGTGAAGATGTTTCGCCACAAAGTGGTTCATCAGCAACTGAATCTTCTTCCTATAAATTT CCTGATGAGTCTGACTCCTGTGACTTTGAGGAAGCCTTTTCTGCTATTCATAATGAGGTTGTTGATCAGCCAAGTAATCAAGTGCTAAGTAGATTGGACGAGGACAGGAGAATCAAGGCTTTAGTTGACACACCTGCTATTGATTGGCAAAG CCAACCCAAGGAAGTTTATTATTTTGAAGGAAGCACCGGAAGGACATGGGGTGGAAGAATGGCTTGTGGTTTTG gtgATGGTTTATTGGGATTCAAGAAACCACCGGCTGGCTACGTTTGTCATAGATGCAAAATGCCTG GACATTTCATTCAGCATTGTCCTACGAATGGTGACCCCAAGTTTGATATAAAAAAGATGAAACCGGCAACTGGTATTCCCAGATCTATGTTATTGGCCACTCCAGATGGCTCTTATTCACTCCCAGATGGTGTCGCTGCTGTTTTAAAGCCAAATGA ATCTGTTTTTGAGAAGGAAATTGAGGGGATTCCTTCTGTCTGCCGTGTCAGTGACCTTCCTCCCGAACTGAATTGTCCATTGTGTAAGAAAGTAATGAAAGATGCCGTCATGAGTAGCAAGTGCTGTTTCGCTAGTTTCTGTGACCAAT GCATAAGGGACCACATCATCACCAAATCAATGTGCATTTGTGGGGCCAAACAGCTGGTCGCAGATGACTTAATCCCAAATGTGACTCTTAGGGAAACAATCAATAGCTTCCTGGTAATAAGCAGTAGGTCAAGCAGTGCTGGAAGCACAG ATATGGGATCGGCGACATCAaaagctctctctccagtttttTCTGTGGCCTCCATGAGTAAACAGAAGGCATCGTCTCGCACcatttttgttgtttttgttcATCAAATTGTCGTGAATGTCGTTGTATGA
- the LOC103999036 gene encoding glyoxylase I 4 codes for MAAAEGARLHHIARESPDVKRLAAFYQEVLGFERIETPKFGEFEVIWLRLPPSFSLHLIEKDPRSKLPEGPSAVADPSALPRGHHISFAVSNYETFVQTLKEKGIKTFEKTQPDGKTKQVFFFDPDGNGLEVGSW; via the exons ATGGCGGCCGCGGAAGGCGCTCGGCTTCACCATATCGCGAGGGAATCGCCCGACGTCAAACGCCTCGCCGCCTTCTACCAAGAG GTGTTAGGTTTTGAGCGGATCGAGACCCCCAAATTTGGGGAGTTCGAGGTGATCTGGCTTCGCCTCCCGCCGTCTTTCTCGCTCCATCTCATCGAGAAGGACCCCCGGTCGAAGCTCCCTGAGGGACCGTCCGCTGTCGCTGATCCCAGCGCTCTTCCGAGGGGCCACCACATCTCCTTCGCTGTCTCCAACTATGAAACCTTCGTCCAAACTCTGAAG GAGAAAGGGATCAAGACGTTTGAGAAAACCCAACCGGATGGGAAGACGAAGCAAGTCTTCTTCTTTGATCCCGACG